From a single Peromyscus maniculatus bairdii isolate BWxNUB_F1_BW_parent chromosome 4, HU_Pman_BW_mat_3.1, whole genome shotgun sequence genomic region:
- the Pla2g4d gene encoding cytosolic phospholipase A2 delta isoform X2: MESLSPERLPGHPHQEEASVFWRLTVKVVEARSLPRADLLSEADPYVTLLLPTAPGVKFKTKTVTNSSHPVWNETFSVLIQSQVKNTLELSICDENLIMKDGICFKVSYDVSEISPGQLIQKTFRLNPQGPEELDVEFLMEKTLDPPENLITNNVLVARELSRLDVCLDRAGSTTTAAGQDKLELELVLKGSYEDTQTFALDTASAFSFHYMRGQDTALNGCLRSSGNNGWTSHTSAVPLNVPLKSLTTGKEVTVDIPATNGPEVKLQLKTDYCPKELAVRLGYGLCPEEQAFLGRRKQVVAAALKQALQLDQDLKEDEVPVVGIMAEGGGVRAMISLYGHLLALQKLGLLDCVTYFSGVSGSTWTMAHLYQDPEWSQKDLDGPIRHAREHVAKSLWRGFVPEQLASYHQALTHRAEQGHATTIADLWGLVLESKLHGQVRDQTLSGQRAALEHGQNPLPLYLSLNVKENNLDTLHFKEWVEFSPYEVGFLKYGGFVPPELFGSEFFMGRLMKRLPESQICFLEGIWSNIFSVNLMDIWYDVTSGKDWKNFIVDVQSSEEPSASAGCVEASWLQPGTALAQAFKGFLNGRPFHQRCANFLHGLQLHRDYRNQKDFSTWADCHLDDTPNQLTPQDTQLCLVDAAYFINNSCPSMVRPGRQVDLILSFNYSQFSPFEGLQQSEKYCKAQGLPFPHVEPSPEDQRQPQECHLFSDPSCPEAPVLLHFPLVNGSFRDHSAPGVQRSPAELKGGQVDLTGEASPYMMYNMTYKEEDFDRLLQLTDYNIRNSQDTILQALKTVLKRRAPEVKPPGPQI; the protein is encoded by the exons ATGGAGAGCCTGTCACCTGAGAGACTACCTGGCCATCCTCACCAG GAGGAGGCCTCTGTCTTCTGGCGGCTCACTGTGAAGGTCGTGGAGGCTCGGAGTCTGCCCAGGGCTGACCTGT TGAGCGAGGCGGATCCGTATGTGACGCTGCTACTGCCAACAGCCCCTGGGGTGAAATTCAAGACCAAAACTGTCACCAACTCCAGTCACCCCGTGTGGAATGAGACCTTCAGTGTCCTCATCCAGAGTCAGGTCAAG AACACTCTAGAACTGAGTATCTGTGATGAAAACTTAATTATGAAAGATGGCATCTGCTTCAAAGTTTCCTATGATGTCTCAGAAATCTCCCCTGGCCAACTGATCCAGAAAACCTTCCGCCTGAATCCTCAG GGACCAGAAGAGTTAGATGTGGAGTTCCTGATGGAAAAAAC GTTGGACCCTCCAGAAAACCTCATCACCAACAATGTTCTTGTG GCCCGAGAACTGTCACGCCTGGATGTCTGTCTGGACAGAGCTGGGAGCACCACCACAGCAGCAG GTCAGGACAAACTAGAGCTGGAGCTTGTGCTGAAGGGGTCATATGAGGACACACAGACATTTGCCCTGGACACAGCCTCTGCCTTCAGCTTCCACTACATGAGGGGCCAAGATACAGCACTGAATGGGTGCCTGAGG AGCTCTGGAAACAATGGCTGGACCTCCCACACCTCAGCTGTACCCCTCAATGTACCCCTGAAGTCCTTGACCACAGGGAAGGAGGTGACTGTAGACATTCCTGCTACTAAT GGCCCAGAAGTGAAGCTTCAGCTTAAGACAGACTACTG CCCTAAGGAGCTGGCTGTGCGGCTGGGCTATGGACTCTGTCCCGAGGAGCAGGCCTTCCTGGGCAGGAGGAAGCAGGTGGTAGCTGCCGCCCTGAAACAGGCCCTGCAGCTGGACCAAGACTTGAAGGAAGATGAG GTCCCTGTTGTGGGCATCATGGCTGAAGGAGGAGGTGTCCGGGCTATGATCTCACTCTATGGCCACCTATTGGCGCTTCAGAAGTTGGGCCTCCTGGACTGTGTGACCTATTTCAGTGGCGTCTCAGGCTCTACGTG GACAATGGCCCACCTGTACCAGGACCCAGAGTGGTCACAGAAGGACCTCGATGGACCCATCCGCCATGCCAGGGAGCACGTGGCTAAGAGCCTGTGGAGGGGGTTCGTCCCGGAACAATTGGCAAGCTACCACCAGGCACTGACACATCGGGCAGAGCAGGGCCACGCCACCACCATAGCGGACCTGTGGGGCCTGGTGCTGGAGTCCAAGCTGCATGGGCAG GTGAGAGACCAGACTCTGTCAGGACAGAGGGCtgcactggagcatggtcagaaCCCTCTGCCCCTCTACTTGAGCCTCAATGTCAAAGAGAACAACCTGGACACCCTCCACTTCAAGG AATGGGTGGAGTTCTCTCCCTATGAAGTTGGGTTCCTGAAATATGGAGGCTTTGTCCCTCCTGAACTCTTTGGTTCTGAGTTCTTCATGGGGCGGCTGATGAAGAGGCTTCCAGAGTCCCAGATCTGCTTTCTGGAAG GTATCTGGAGCAACATTTTCTCTGTGAACCTGATGGATATCTGGTATGATGTCACCTCTGGGAAAGACTGGAAGAACTTCATTGTGGATGTCCAGAGCTCAG AGGAGCCCTCAGCCTCAGCGGGCTGTGTGGAGGCCTCATGGCTGCAGCCTGGAACAGCCCTGGCCCAGGCATTTAAGGGCTTTCTGAATGGCCGGCCGTTCCACCAGCGCTGTGCCaacttcctccatggcctccagcTGCACCGGGACTACCGTAACCAGAAAGACTTCTCCACCTGGGCAG ATTGCCACCTGGATGACACCCCCAATCAGCTGACCCCACAGGACACTCAGCTCTGCCTAGTGGATGCTGCCTATTTCATCAACAACAGCTGTCCCTCCATGGTCCGCCCGGGGCGCCAAGTGGACCTCATACTCTCCTTCAACTACTCCCAATTCTCGCCCTTTGAG GGGCTGCAGCAATCTGAGAAATACTGCAAAGCTCAGGGCCTGCCCTTCCCCCACGTGGAGCCCAGCCCCGAGGACCAACGCCAGCCCCAGGAATGCCACCTTTTCTCAGATCCCTCCTGCCCTGAGGCACCTGTTCTGCTGCACTTCCCGCTGGTCAATGGCTCCTTCAGGGACCACTCAGCCCCTG GTGTCCAGCGCAGTCCTGCTGAGCTCAAGggtgggcaggtggatctcacaGGAGAAGCCTCCCCTTACATGATGTACAACATGACCTACAAGGAGGAAGATTTTGACCGTCTGCTTCAGCTCACTGACTACAACATACGTAACAGCCAGGACACTATCCTACAGGCCTTGAAGACTGTTCTCAAACGCAGGGCCCCAGAGGTGAAGCCACCAGGGCCGCAGATCTGA
- the Pla2g4d gene encoding cytosolic phospholipase A2 delta isoform X1 — protein MSGVKVSAASPGLRDCWRTQGLGVSLQEEASVFWRLTVKVVEARSLPRADLLSEADPYVTLLLPTAPGVKFKTKTVTNSSHPVWNETFSVLIQSQVKNTLELSICDENLIMKDGICFKVSYDVSEISPGQLIQKTFRLNPQGPEELDVEFLMEKTLDPPENLITNNVLVARELSRLDVCLDRAGSTTTAAGQDKLELELVLKGSYEDTQTFALDTASAFSFHYMRGQDTALNGCLRSSGNNGWTSHTSAVPLNVPLKSLTTGKEVTVDIPATNGPEVKLQLKTDYCPKELAVRLGYGLCPEEQAFLGRRKQVVAAALKQALQLDQDLKEDEVPVVGIMAEGGGVRAMISLYGHLLALQKLGLLDCVTYFSGVSGSTWTMAHLYQDPEWSQKDLDGPIRHAREHVAKSLWRGFVPEQLASYHQALTHRAEQGHATTIADLWGLVLESKLHGQVRDQTLSGQRAALEHGQNPLPLYLSLNVKENNLDTLHFKEWVEFSPYEVGFLKYGGFVPPELFGSEFFMGRLMKRLPESQICFLEGIWSNIFSVNLMDIWYDVTSGKDWKNFIVDVQSSEEPSASAGCVEASWLQPGTALAQAFKGFLNGRPFHQRCANFLHGLQLHRDYRNQKDFSTWADCHLDDTPNQLTPQDTQLCLVDAAYFINNSCPSMVRPGRQVDLILSFNYSQFSPFEGLQQSEKYCKAQGLPFPHVEPSPEDQRQPQECHLFSDPSCPEAPVLLHFPLVNGSFRDHSAPGVQRSPAELKGGQVDLTGEASPYMMYNMTYKEEDFDRLLQLTDYNIRNSQDTILQALKTVLKRRAPEVKPPGPQI, from the exons ATGAGTGGGGTCAAGGTCAGTGCAGCATCTCCAGGTTTGAGAGACTGTTGGAGAACTCAGGGGCTTGGGGTCTCTTTGCAGGAGGAGGCCTCTGTCTTCTGGCGGCTCACTGTGAAGGTCGTGGAGGCTCGGAGTCTGCCCAGGGCTGACCTGT TGAGCGAGGCGGATCCGTATGTGACGCTGCTACTGCCAACAGCCCCTGGGGTGAAATTCAAGACCAAAACTGTCACCAACTCCAGTCACCCCGTGTGGAATGAGACCTTCAGTGTCCTCATCCAGAGTCAGGTCAAG AACACTCTAGAACTGAGTATCTGTGATGAAAACTTAATTATGAAAGATGGCATCTGCTTCAAAGTTTCCTATGATGTCTCAGAAATCTCCCCTGGCCAACTGATCCAGAAAACCTTCCGCCTGAATCCTCAG GGACCAGAAGAGTTAGATGTGGAGTTCCTGATGGAAAAAAC GTTGGACCCTCCAGAAAACCTCATCACCAACAATGTTCTTGTG GCCCGAGAACTGTCACGCCTGGATGTCTGTCTGGACAGAGCTGGGAGCACCACCACAGCAGCAG GTCAGGACAAACTAGAGCTGGAGCTTGTGCTGAAGGGGTCATATGAGGACACACAGACATTTGCCCTGGACACAGCCTCTGCCTTCAGCTTCCACTACATGAGGGGCCAAGATACAGCACTGAATGGGTGCCTGAGG AGCTCTGGAAACAATGGCTGGACCTCCCACACCTCAGCTGTACCCCTCAATGTACCCCTGAAGTCCTTGACCACAGGGAAGGAGGTGACTGTAGACATTCCTGCTACTAAT GGCCCAGAAGTGAAGCTTCAGCTTAAGACAGACTACTG CCCTAAGGAGCTGGCTGTGCGGCTGGGCTATGGACTCTGTCCCGAGGAGCAGGCCTTCCTGGGCAGGAGGAAGCAGGTGGTAGCTGCCGCCCTGAAACAGGCCCTGCAGCTGGACCAAGACTTGAAGGAAGATGAG GTCCCTGTTGTGGGCATCATGGCTGAAGGAGGAGGTGTCCGGGCTATGATCTCACTCTATGGCCACCTATTGGCGCTTCAGAAGTTGGGCCTCCTGGACTGTGTGACCTATTTCAGTGGCGTCTCAGGCTCTACGTG GACAATGGCCCACCTGTACCAGGACCCAGAGTGGTCACAGAAGGACCTCGATGGACCCATCCGCCATGCCAGGGAGCACGTGGCTAAGAGCCTGTGGAGGGGGTTCGTCCCGGAACAATTGGCAAGCTACCACCAGGCACTGACACATCGGGCAGAGCAGGGCCACGCCACCACCATAGCGGACCTGTGGGGCCTGGTGCTGGAGTCCAAGCTGCATGGGCAG GTGAGAGACCAGACTCTGTCAGGACAGAGGGCtgcactggagcatggtcagaaCCCTCTGCCCCTCTACTTGAGCCTCAATGTCAAAGAGAACAACCTGGACACCCTCCACTTCAAGG AATGGGTGGAGTTCTCTCCCTATGAAGTTGGGTTCCTGAAATATGGAGGCTTTGTCCCTCCTGAACTCTTTGGTTCTGAGTTCTTCATGGGGCGGCTGATGAAGAGGCTTCCAGAGTCCCAGATCTGCTTTCTGGAAG GTATCTGGAGCAACATTTTCTCTGTGAACCTGATGGATATCTGGTATGATGTCACCTCTGGGAAAGACTGGAAGAACTTCATTGTGGATGTCCAGAGCTCAG AGGAGCCCTCAGCCTCAGCGGGCTGTGTGGAGGCCTCATGGCTGCAGCCTGGAACAGCCCTGGCCCAGGCATTTAAGGGCTTTCTGAATGGCCGGCCGTTCCACCAGCGCTGTGCCaacttcctccatggcctccagcTGCACCGGGACTACCGTAACCAGAAAGACTTCTCCACCTGGGCAG ATTGCCACCTGGATGACACCCCCAATCAGCTGACCCCACAGGACACTCAGCTCTGCCTAGTGGATGCTGCCTATTTCATCAACAACAGCTGTCCCTCCATGGTCCGCCCGGGGCGCCAAGTGGACCTCATACTCTCCTTCAACTACTCCCAATTCTCGCCCTTTGAG GGGCTGCAGCAATCTGAGAAATACTGCAAAGCTCAGGGCCTGCCCTTCCCCCACGTGGAGCCCAGCCCCGAGGACCAACGCCAGCCCCAGGAATGCCACCTTTTCTCAGATCCCTCCTGCCCTGAGGCACCTGTTCTGCTGCACTTCCCGCTGGTCAATGGCTCCTTCAGGGACCACTCAGCCCCTG GTGTCCAGCGCAGTCCTGCTGAGCTCAAGggtgggcaggtggatctcacaGGAGAAGCCTCCCCTTACATGATGTACAACATGACCTACAAGGAGGAAGATTTTGACCGTCTGCTTCAGCTCACTGACTACAACATACGTAACAGCCAGGACACTATCCTACAGGCCTTGAAGACTGTTCTCAAACGCAGGGCCCCAGAGGTGAAGCCACCAGGGCCGCAGATCTGA